From Streptomyces sp. 6-11-2, one genomic window encodes:
- a CDS encoding MmcQ/YjbR family DNA-binding protein: MPDAHDVRRIALSLPDTTEKIAWSMPTFRVAGKMFATLPEEETSIAVRCPKEERDELVLAEPEKFWIAGHEAQFAWVRVRLAALEDEFELRDILADSWRQAAPPRLLEAHPGLGLPTTR; this comes from the coding sequence ATGCCGGATGCCCATGACGTACGCCGTATCGCCCTGTCCCTGCCGGACACCACGGAGAAGATCGCCTGGAGCATGCCCACGTTCCGGGTCGCGGGGAAGATGTTCGCCACACTCCCGGAGGAGGAGACCTCCATCGCCGTGCGCTGTCCCAAGGAAGAGCGCGACGAACTGGTCCTGGCCGAGCCAGAGAAGTTCTGGATCGCCGGCCACGAGGCGCAGTTCGCCTGGGTACGGGTCCGACTCGCGGCGCTGGAGGACGAGTTCGAGCTGCGTGACATCCTCGCCGACTCCTGGCGCCAGGCGGCTCCGCCGCGGCTGCTGGAGGCCCATCCCGGGCTGGGACTGCCCACCACCCGCTGA